Proteins encoded within one genomic window of Prochlorococcus marinus str. MIT 9515:
- a CDS encoding NAD(+) kinase: MVRKAGLIVNDGKELAVQTAISVQKKLEKSNYEVVRVSSSGGMVGFANPDQHVRPLGYSNCVPEGFDSSMEFAIVLGGDGTVLSAARQTAPAKIPILTINTGHLGFLAEAYLSNLEEAVDKLIVGNWEIEERKSLIISVMRDEQRRWESLCLNEMALHREPLTSMCHFEISIGRHAPVDISADGVILSTPTGSTAYSLSAGGPVITPDCPVVQLTPIAPHSLASRALVFNDSEPVTVFPATPERLVMVVDGNAGCYVWPEDRVLIRKSKHSVKFIRLEDHEFFQVLRNKLGWGLPHVGKPNK, translated from the coding sequence TTGGTACGTAAAGCTGGACTAATCGTCAATGATGGTAAAGAACTAGCTGTTCAAACAGCAATTTCAGTTCAAAAAAAATTGGAGAAATCCAATTATGAAGTTGTAAGAGTAAGTAGTTCTGGAGGTATGGTTGGTTTTGCCAATCCTGATCAGCACGTTCGTCCTTTGGGATACTCGAATTGTGTTCCTGAAGGTTTCGATTCGTCTATGGAGTTTGCGATTGTTCTGGGAGGAGACGGTACAGTACTTTCTGCTGCGCGACAGACAGCTCCTGCAAAAATTCCAATCCTTACAATTAATACTGGGCATTTAGGTTTTCTTGCAGAAGCGTATCTTTCTAATCTAGAGGAAGCAGTTGATAAACTTATTGTTGGTAATTGGGAAATAGAAGAAAGAAAAAGTTTGATTATTAGTGTAATGAGAGATGAGCAAAGAAGATGGGAATCTCTTTGCTTAAATGAAATGGCTCTTCATAGAGAACCTTTGACGAGTATGTGCCATTTTGAGATTTCAATAGGTAGACATGCACCAGTCGATATATCTGCTGATGGGGTTATACTCTCTACTCCAACTGGCTCAACAGCTTATTCTTTAAGTGCTGGCGGTCCTGTTATTACGCCCGATTGCCCAGTAGTTCAATTAACTCCAATTGCTCCTCATTCTTTAGCTTCAAGGGCTTTAGTTTTTAATGATTCAGAACCAGTTACAGTTTTCCCAGCAACCCCTGAAAGGTTAGTTATGGTTGTTGATGGAAATGCCGGTTGTTATGTTTGGCCTGAAGATAGAGTTTTAATTAGAAAAAGTAAACATTCAGTAAAGTTTATAAGACTTGAAGATCATGAATTTTTCCAAGTTTTGAGAAATAAATTAGGTTGGGGATTACCTCATGTGGGTAAACCTAATAAGTAA
- the pheS gene encoding phenylalanine--tRNA ligase subunit alpha, whose amino-acid sequence MSQIESLSQIEEKLNNLSLLANENIKNANTDAELDQLRVSLLGKKGELSIILKTMGKLSSVDRPIVGQKANLIKINLQDLITERKDQLNSDAIDQQIKDEKIDVTIPSTGTHSGHKHPLISTQDEIIDIFCGLGYSVENGPEIESDFYNFESLNIPKNHPARDMQDTFYLDENRLLRTHTSPVQIRYLEKNPPPVRIIAPGRVYRRDAVDATHSPVFNQVEVLCLDQDINFSHLRGTVLTFLKTFFGDIPVRFRASYFPFTEPSAEVDVQWKGKWLEVMGCGMVDPKVLEKLGIDSERYTGFAAGLGVERFCMVRHQIDDIRRFYTNDLRFLEQF is encoded by the coding sequence GTGAGTCAAATTGAATCATTAAGCCAAATAGAGGAAAAGTTAAATAATCTTTCTTTATTGGCCAATGAAAACATTAAAAATGCTAATACTGATGCTGAATTGGATCAACTACGAGTTTCTTTACTAGGAAAGAAAGGTGAGTTATCAATAATATTAAAAACTATGGGAAAATTGTCCTCAGTTGATAGACCTATTGTTGGGCAGAAGGCCAACTTGATAAAGATAAATTTGCAAGATTTAATAACTGAAAGAAAAGATCAACTTAATAGTGACGCTATAGATCAACAAATTAAAGATGAAAAAATTGATGTAACTATACCTTCCACAGGAACCCACTCAGGTCATAAACACCCTTTGATTTCCACACAAGATGAGATTATAGATATTTTTTGCGGACTAGGTTACTCCGTTGAAAATGGTCCTGAAATAGAGAGTGATTTTTATAATTTCGAGTCGCTCAACATACCTAAAAATCATCCTGCAAGAGATATGCAGGATACTTTTTATTTAGATGAAAATCGTTTACTCAGAACTCACACCTCTCCTGTTCAGATTAGATATCTTGAAAAAAATCCGCCTCCAGTAAGAATTATTGCACCTGGGAGAGTTTATAGGAGAGATGCGGTCGACGCTACTCACTCCCCTGTTTTTAATCAAGTAGAGGTTTTATGTCTAGATCAAGATATAAATTTTAGTCATTTAAGAGGAACTGTACTTACTTTTTTAAAAACTTTCTTTGGGGACATTCCAGTTAGATTTAGGGCTAGTTATTTTCCTTTTACTGAACCCTCAGCAGAAGTGGATGTTCAATGGAAAGGTAAATGGCTGGAAGTAATGGGTTGTGGAATGGTAGATCCAAAGGTTTTAGAAAAATTAGGAATTGACTCTGAAAGATATACTGGTTTTGCCGCTGGATTAGGTGTAGAAAGATTTTGTATGGTGAGACATCAGATTGATGACATAAGGAGGTTTTACACTAATGATCTAAGATTCCTAGAACAGTTTTAA
- the surE gene encoding 5'/3'-nucleotidase SurE — protein sequence MESLNILISNDDGVFAEGIRALARSALKKGHKVTVVCPDQERSATGHGLTLQSPLRVERADELFEPGIKAWGCSGTPADCVKLALSELLDKKPDLILSGVNHGPNLGTDIFCSGTVAAAMEGTLENVPSMAISVASFKWKNFEFASEIAMNIAEQAIKDNWPNALLLNLNIPPCEKNKIKELSWTRLSIRKYKNQFSKREDPRGDDYYWLAGEAVLDLKSKGYGPKNWPSDVSQIEENKISLTPVETDLFWRGSLDVLPKINASFINAS from the coding sequence ATGGAATCGTTAAATATATTAATAAGTAATGATGATGGAGTTTTTGCTGAAGGAATAAGAGCATTAGCAAGATCTGCTTTAAAAAAAGGACATAAAGTAACTGTAGTTTGTCCAGACCAAGAAAGATCGGCAACTGGACATGGCCTCACTTTGCAATCTCCTTTGAGAGTCGAGAGAGCAGATGAATTATTTGAACCGGGTATTAAAGCGTGGGGATGTTCAGGTACTCCTGCTGATTGTGTTAAGTTAGCCCTATCAGAATTATTAGACAAAAAGCCTGATTTGATTCTTTCTGGAGTAAATCATGGGCCAAATTTAGGAACGGATATTTTTTGTTCAGGAACAGTTGCTGCAGCGATGGAAGGGACTTTAGAAAATGTTCCATCTATGGCAATTAGTGTTGCGAGTTTCAAATGGAAAAACTTTGAATTCGCTAGTGAAATCGCAATGAATATTGCAGAGCAAGCAATCAAGGATAATTGGCCAAACGCACTTCTTTTAAATTTGAATATACCGCCATGTGAAAAGAATAAAATAAAGGAATTATCTTGGACAAGATTATCAATAAGAAAATATAAAAACCAATTTTCCAAAAGAGAAGACCCAAGAGGAGATGATTATTATTGGTTAGCTGGTGAGGCTGTTTTAGATCTCAAATCAAAAGGTTATGGGCCTAAGAATTGGCCTAGTGACGTTTCTCAAATAGAAGAAAACAAAATTTCTCTTACACCTGTAGAAACAGATTTATTTTGGAGAGGCAGTTTAGACGTTTTGCCAAAAATCAATGCTTCATTTATAAATGCTTCTTAA
- a CDS encoding DUF3611 family protein: protein MSGKIDFQSLSFGMRRIGWIRFWIQSILGVVVTAVLLFSNVVNNSEGQLSLTPGLSLTTISLILLVFSLWQGWLIVKTGRAISSNARPSRGQTSKLIKRGLINDLLGILFGLIGYQALMGALFIQASSQTTGQLITASSDIPITGLEILSVLSNTQVIAAHFLGLCFSLWLLRSIYK, encoded by the coding sequence ATGTCTGGCAAAATTGATTTTCAGTCGCTTTCATTTGGAATGCGGCGCATTGGCTGGATACGTTTTTGGATTCAATCCATTCTAGGTGTTGTAGTAACAGCTGTTTTACTTTTTTCAAATGTTGTAAATAATAGCGAAGGACAATTAAGTTTGACTCCGGGCTTATCACTAACAACAATATCCCTGATTTTACTAGTTTTTAGTCTGTGGCAAGGTTGGTTAATAGTGAAAACTGGCAGGGCAATTTCAAGTAATGCTAGACCCTCAAGAGGGCAAACAAGCAAATTAATAAAAAGGGGCTTAATAAATGATTTGCTGGGAATTTTATTTGGTTTAATTGGATATCAAGCACTTATGGGAGCACTATTTATACAAGCATCCTCTCAAACAACTGGTCAACTTATCACGGCTTCATCTGATATTCCTATTACGGGTCTTGAGATTTTATCAGTACTCAGTAATACGCAAGTTATCGCAGCTCATTTCCTTGGACTTTGCTTCTCTTTATGGTTGTTAAGAAGCATTTATAAATGA
- a CDS encoding bifunctional riboflavin kinase/FAD synthetase — protein MISLISPSEVKNPTSIAIGSFDGVHAGHRQLIDSVVKENKYTPTIASFWPHPREILYGETRLRLDLPEEKLPILEDLGIEQLVLIPFDKNLSRLSADNFIKEILINQLQAKSISVGANFRFGYKRSGDINTIKLITRDMDIKLKIISILKDNEGRISSSRVRDLLQKSDLKNALRILNRPYSFKGKVVKGKGIGKRLGFPTANLEIDGRKFLPGEGVYAAWSTINNSPNKIASVMNLGSQPTIDPLLPSAVEVHLINKDIDLYDLNLSVEPVEKLRSQIKFQNIDQLSNQITIDRENALKILNEHSK, from the coding sequence GTGATCTCTTTAATATCACCTTCCGAAGTTAAGAATCCCACCTCAATAGCTATTGGTAGTTTTGATGGAGTACATGCTGGTCATAGACAATTAATTGACAGTGTTGTCAAAGAAAATAAATATACACCAACAATCGCAAGCTTCTGGCCACATCCAAGAGAAATACTTTATGGAGAAACACGCCTAAGACTTGATCTACCTGAAGAAAAACTTCCTATTCTTGAAGACCTTGGAATTGAACAATTAGTTCTAATTCCCTTTGATAAGAATCTCTCTAGATTAAGTGCCGATAACTTTATAAAAGAGATTTTGATCAATCAATTACAAGCAAAGAGTATTTCTGTAGGCGCTAATTTTAGATTTGGGTATAAAAGAAGCGGTGATATTAATACAATAAAACTTATCACTAGAGATATGGATATAAAACTAAAAATCATCTCAATTTTAAAAGACAATGAAGGAAGAATTAGCAGCAGTAGAGTAAGAGATTTATTACAAAAAAGTGATTTAAAGAATGCTTTAAGAATACTCAATAGGCCATACAGCTTTAAAGGGAAAGTAGTTAAGGGGAAAGGGATTGGGAAGCGCCTTGGATTTCCTACAGCAAATCTAGAAATAGATGGAAGAAAATTTTTACCTGGTGAAGGGGTCTATGCAGCATGGTCCACCATAAATAATTCTCCAAATAAAATCGCTTCTGTTATGAATCTTGGTTCTCAACCAACTATTGATCCTCTCTTGCCATCAGCCGTTGAAGTACATTTAATTAATAAAGATATCGATCTATATGATCTTAATTTATCGGTAGAGCCCGTTGAGAAGTTAAGGTCTCAAATCAAGTTTCAGAATATTGATCAACTCTCTAATCAAATTACTATAGATAGAGAAAATGCTTTAAAAATTCTTAATGAGCATAGTAAATAA
- a CDS encoding thiamine phosphate synthase — MEQPKINQPEDLRISQIIDANLDRAREGLRVLEDWARFGLGNEDFVIRIKNLRQILGKNHLEIYKKSRNHIEDQCKGLSHIEQIHRKSPSKIISSNSARVQEALRVIEEFSRNHNNKLSKIASDIRYEIYTLEIELLNLNTRKRAELIIRENNLYSITDHRDNLLQIIEKILLGGVKIIQHRFKEGNDKNHLKEAIQVKNLCEKYNSLFIVNDRVDIAMASNADGVHLGQEDIDVKTARKLLGSSKIIGVSANNSTDINKAIKDGCDYIGIGPVFQSLTKKGKEPLGVEKIKTLIKDINIPCFAIGGINKLNISCLKSHRISKVAVVSGLLNSEDPKEEAIIILKKLSNENYS; from the coding sequence ATGGAACAACCAAAAATAAATCAACCGGAAGACTTACGAATTTCTCAGATTATTGACGCCAATCTAGATAGAGCAAGAGAAGGATTAAGAGTCTTAGAGGACTGGGCCAGATTTGGCTTAGGAAATGAAGATTTTGTCATAAGAATAAAAAACCTCCGACAAATATTAGGTAAAAATCATTTAGAAATTTACAAAAAATCAAGAAATCATATAGAAGATCAATGTAAAGGGTTATCTCATATTGAACAAATCCACCGGAAAAGTCCCTCTAAAATAATAAGTTCTAATTCTGCTAGGGTTCAAGAGGCTCTTAGAGTTATTGAAGAGTTTTCAAGAAACCATAATAATAAACTTTCCAAAATAGCTTCTGATATTAGATATGAAATTTACACTTTAGAAATTGAACTATTAAATCTAAACACTCGTAAGAGAGCAGAGTTAATAATTAGAGAAAACAATTTATATTCGATAACAGATCATAGAGACAACTTATTACAAATAATTGAAAAAATATTGTTAGGAGGAGTAAAAATTATTCAGCACAGATTTAAAGAAGGTAATGATAAAAATCATCTCAAAGAAGCAATTCAAGTAAAGAACCTATGTGAAAAATATAATTCTTTGTTCATCGTTAATGACAGAGTAGATATAGCAATGGCATCAAATGCAGACGGTGTTCATCTTGGGCAAGAAGACATTGATGTAAAAACAGCAAGAAAATTACTAGGCAGTTCTAAAATCATTGGTGTTTCAGCAAATAATTCAACTGATATCAATAAAGCTATAAAAGATGGATGCGATTACATTGGTATTGGGCCAGTTTTTCAATCCTTAACAAAAAAGGGAAAAGAACCACTCGGGGTTGAGAAGATTAAAACTTTAATAAAAGATATAAACATTCCTTGTTTTGCTATAGGAGGTATTAACAAATTAAATATTTCTTGTTTAAAAAGTCATAGAATTAGCAAGGTTGCAGTAGTTTCAGGGCTACTAAATTCAGAAGATCCAAAAGAAGAAGCTATTATTATCTTAAAAAAACTTTCCAATGAAAATTATAGTTAA
- the thiS gene encoding sulfur carrier protein ThiS, which yields MKIIVNGKEKNIEIGNEKALLSSALKLLGYKPKTIVVEVNDLIINSNKWDNQILKEGDKLEIVSIVGGG from the coding sequence ATGAAAATTATAGTTAATGGTAAAGAAAAAAATATTGAGATAGGAAATGAAAAGGCTTTACTCTCAAGCGCTTTAAAATTGCTAGGTTATAAACCAAAGACTATAGTCGTTGAAGTGAACGACTTAATTATCAACTCAAACAAATGGGATAACCAGATACTAAAAGAAGGAGACAAGCTGGAAATTGTATCCATTGTTGGAGGCGGATAA
- the larB gene encoding nickel pincer cofactor biosynthesis protein LarB, whose translation MNLDIRFDFQRRERIGLIEAIWGADKSVDQLKRVSKEVLQKKEVVLITRIDKEKAIHLLDEFEEAIFYEEANCLIVGENFNKISTNKKVAIIAGGSSDLAVTLEAKLSLELYGVRCQSFIDVGVAGLHRLLNQIDEINKYDVLIVCAGMEGALATVIGGLLPQPIIAVPVSIGYGVSKNGETALNSMLSSCAPGISVMNIDNGYGAAMAALRIIKRI comes from the coding sequence ATGAATTTAGATATTAGGTTTGACTTTCAGAGAAGAGAAAGAATTGGACTTATTGAGGCCATTTGGGGTGCAGATAAAAGCGTAGATCAATTAAAAAGAGTTTCTAAAGAAGTTTTACAAAAAAAAGAAGTAGTTTTAATCACTCGTATTGATAAAGAAAAAGCTATTCATTTATTAGATGAATTTGAAGAGGCAATATTCTATGAAGAAGCGAATTGTCTTATAGTCGGTGAAAATTTTAACAAAATTTCTACAAACAAAAAAGTAGCAATAATTGCAGGAGGCTCTAGTGATTTGGCTGTAACACTTGAAGCTAAATTATCCTTAGAACTATATGGAGTTAGGTGTCAATCTTTTATAGATGTAGGAGTCGCAGGTCTTCATCGTTTATTAAATCAGATAGATGAAATTAATAAATATGATGTTCTTATAGTTTGTGCGGGAATGGAAGGAGCTCTAGCAACTGTTATTGGAGGATTATTACCTCAACCTATAATTGCGGTTCCAGTTTCAATAGGGTATGGAGTTAGTAAGAATGGAGAAACTGCCTTGAATAGTATGTTATCCAGTTGCGCTCCAGGAATTTCTGTTATGAATATAGACAATGGATATGGAGCCGCAATGGCGGCCCTAAGAATCATAAAAAGAATCTAG
- a CDS encoding TIGR03792 family protein — translation MKINFKIKEKIKNLTFLFICLFIFLSQINSPILKALPMDTYQSELVTEELRLKIPSEFKKIWLQAEKEVWEPWLSIQEGFLGRQIFWNKEKEEALILVNWENKKLWKSISMNEVNEIQEKFEENVKTSLNINFNPFQLIYEGELIKQG, via the coding sequence ATGAAAATAAACTTTAAAATTAAAGAGAAGATAAAAAACCTTACTTTTTTGTTTATTTGTCTCTTTATTTTTCTATCTCAAATCAATTCTCCAATCCTTAAAGCTCTTCCAATGGATACTTATCAAAGTGAACTTGTTACAGAAGAATTAAGACTAAAAATCCCTTCTGAGTTTAAAAAAATATGGCTTCAAGCCGAAAAAGAAGTTTGGGAGCCATGGCTATCTATTCAAGAGGGTTTTCTGGGGAGACAAATATTTTGGAATAAAGAAAAAGAAGAAGCTTTAATATTGGTAAATTGGGAAAATAAAAAACTATGGAAAAGTATATCAATGAATGAAGTAAATGAGATACAAGAAAAATTCGAAGAAAACGTTAAAACATCTTTGAATATAAACTTTAATCCTTTTCAATTAATTTATGAAGGAGAGTTAATTAAACAAGGATGA
- the trmD gene encoding tRNA (guanosine(37)-N1)-methyltransferase TrmD, protein MTNLNFEVITLFPKAFELINNLGVITRALEKKLIKVNLHDLREYGEGSYRQVDDKPYGGGSGMVLKPGPIFKAHDSIKKLPNIKTLLMSPQGKVLKQQDLLRWSTLDQLIIICGQYEGFDERVRCLADEEVSIGDYVLSGGEIPAMTIINGLTRLLPGTLGDPRSLIDESHNSSLLEYPHYTRPLIFREMKVPDILVSGNHEEIELWRKQKMFERTLERRNDLISYEDYKKSPKSKRIDEDSNEMMKFRIGNGYDIHRLVKGRNLIIGGVKLQHPDDLGLDGHSDADVLSHSIMDALLGALSLGDIGKYFPPSDQKWKDVDSLFLLSKVIELIRNQGWEVNNIDSVIVAERPKIKPFVELMKNNISDILQIEDSFIGIKATTNERLGPEGREEGISCHSVVLLEKKE, encoded by the coding sequence ATGACTAATTTGAATTTTGAAGTAATTACTTTGTTCCCCAAAGCTTTTGAATTAATAAATAATTTAGGTGTAATAACAAGAGCTTTAGAGAAAAAGTTAATCAAGGTGAACTTACATGATTTAAGAGAATACGGAGAAGGTTCGTATAGACAAGTCGATGACAAGCCTTATGGAGGAGGTTCGGGGATGGTTTTAAAACCAGGACCGATTTTTAAGGCTCATGATTCAATAAAAAAATTACCTAATATTAAAACTTTATTAATGAGTCCACAAGGTAAAGTTTTAAAGCAGCAGGATCTTTTAAGATGGTCTACTTTAGATCAATTAATAATTATATGCGGGCAATATGAAGGTTTTGATGAAAGAGTTAGATGCTTGGCTGATGAAGAAGTTTCTATAGGTGATTATGTACTTTCAGGAGGGGAAATTCCTGCTATGACTATAATTAATGGTTTGACAAGATTATTACCTGGAACCCTTGGAGATCCTAGATCTTTAATAGATGAGAGTCATAATTCATCTTTATTAGAATATCCGCATTATACGAGACCTCTAATTTTTAGAGAAATGAAAGTACCAGATATTCTTGTTAGTGGTAATCATGAAGAGATTGAATTATGGCGTAAACAAAAAATGTTTGAAAGAACATTAGAGAGAAGAAATGACTTGATTTCGTATGAAGACTATAAAAAATCACCAAAAAGTAAGAGAATAGATGAAGACTCAAATGAAATGATGAAATTCCGTATAGGAAATGGATATGATATTCACCGATTAGTAAAGGGTAGAAACTTAATCATTGGAGGAGTTAAATTGCAACACCCTGATGATTTAGGACTGGATGGTCATAGCGACGCTGACGTTCTTAGCCACTCAATAATGGATGCATTGTTAGGAGCTCTATCTCTTGGTGACATCGGAAAATACTTCCCTCCATCTGATCAAAAATGGAAAGATGTAGATAGTTTATTTTTGTTATCTAAAGTTATCGAATTAATTAGAAATCAAGGTTGGGAAGTAAATAATATTGATAGTGTTATTGTGGCAGAAAGACCAAAAATTAAACCTTTTGTGGAATTAATGAAGAATAATATTTCTGATATCTTGCAAATCGAAGATAGTTTTATTGGAATAAAGGCTACTACAAATGAGAGATTGGGTCCTGAGGGTAGAGAAGAGGGGATTAGTTGTCACTCTGTAGTATTGCTTGAGAAAAAAGAATGA
- the era gene encoding GTPase Era, producing MNNYKSGFVTLLGRPNVGKSTLINKLIGEKITITSPVAQTTRNRLKGILTTEFGQIIFVDTPGVHKPHHLLGEILVKNAKSAIKGVDMVILVLDSSVEPGRGDEYIKDFLVSNKTEFIIVLNKWDLVNKEFKSLRLDQYRKVFGTSKSFQTVSASEGYGCSELINIILNFLPKGPMLYEEDTICDQPLDNLLADLIREQVLINTREEVPHSVAVKIEKIKEINRDNGKKFTAILATIIVERTSQKGILIGKKGSMLKTIGQTARSNMKKLINGSVHLELFVKVIPNWRKKESKLMEFGYEVDY from the coding sequence TTGAATAATTATAAATCTGGTTTCGTAACTTTACTAGGAAGACCAAATGTTGGGAAATCAACCTTAATAAACAAGTTAATTGGAGAGAAAATAACTATTACTTCCCCTGTTGCTCAAACTACTAGAAATAGATTAAAAGGAATACTTACTACAGAATTTGGACAAATAATTTTTGTAGATACACCTGGAGTCCATAAACCTCATCATCTTCTAGGTGAAATACTTGTAAAAAATGCCAAATCAGCAATAAAAGGTGTAGATATGGTTATTTTAGTTCTCGACTCAAGTGTTGAACCAGGGAGAGGCGATGAATACATAAAAGATTTTTTAGTTTCAAATAAAACAGAATTTATTATTGTATTGAATAAATGGGATTTGGTGAATAAGGAATTCAAGAGTCTTCGTTTAGATCAATATAGAAAAGTTTTTGGAACTAGTAAAAGTTTTCAAACTGTAAGTGCATCTGAAGGATACGGTTGCTCTGAATTGATTAATATAATTTTAAATTTTCTCCCAAAAGGACCAATGTTATATGAGGAAGATACAATATGCGATCAACCCTTAGATAATTTATTAGCGGATTTAATAAGAGAGCAGGTATTAATCAATACAAGAGAAGAAGTCCCTCATAGTGTTGCGGTAAAAATTGAAAAAATTAAGGAAATTAATAGAGATAATGGTAAAAAATTTACAGCCATATTGGCTACGATCATTGTTGAGAGAACAAGTCAAAAGGGAATTCTAATAGGAAAAAAGGGTTCTATGTTAAAGACCATTGGTCAGACTGCAAGATCAAATATGAAGAAATTAATAAATGGCTCAGTTCATCTGGAATTATTTGTCAAAGTAATACCAAATTGGAGAAAAAAAGAATCTAAATTAATGGAGTTCGGTTATGAGGTGGATTACTAA
- a CDS encoding Bax inhibitor-1/YccA family protein, with protein MPASSNFNQAIRDAQTSSIVGPNVVSKALPYVGGGMVLTSMGVLGGVSLIATNPSLFQPLSLVALIAELVLFFVATSAANNANNAKALPLLTGFSLLTGFTLSGIVALAIGTVGIGSVGTAALATGITFVIASYTGQRMSDSVGQALSGVVGLGLIGLLIAMFVQLIGGFFAPGIFGGSGLELMIAGFGTVLFVAMSFLDFYTMPRRYSDDQYLAGALGMYLTYINLFVFILRLMIALQGGGRRN; from the coding sequence ATGCCAGCAAGTAGTAATTTTAATCAAGCGATTAGAGATGCTCAAACTAGTTCCATTGTTGGACCAAATGTAGTAAGTAAAGCTCTTCCCTACGTAGGGGGAGGAATGGTGTTAACTTCTATGGGAGTGTTGGGAGGGGTCTCATTAATAGCTACAAATCCTTCATTATTTCAACCTCTTTCTCTTGTTGCTCTAATAGCTGAATTGGTTTTGTTTTTCGTGGCAACGAGTGCGGCAAATAATGCAAATAATGCAAAGGCTTTACCTTTGTTAACAGGGTTCAGCTTGTTAACTGGATTTACATTGAGCGGGATAGTAGCTTTAGCAATTGGAACAGTTGGTATTGGATCCGTTGGTACTGCTGCACTAGCAACAGGAATTACTTTTGTAATAGCCTCATATACAGGCCAAAGAATGAGTGATAGCGTTGGACAAGCTCTTAGTGGAGTTGTTGGACTAGGCTTGATTGGTTTGTTAATAGCAATGTTTGTTCAGCTCATTGGTGGTTTCTTTGCTCCAGGAATTTTTGGAGGTTCAGGACTTGAACTTATGATTGCAGGTTTCGGAACAGTTTTATTCGTTGCAATGTCTTTCTTAGACTTTTACACAATGCCGAGAAGATATAGTGACGATCAATATCTTGCTGGTGCTCTAGGTATGTATTTAACATACATTAATTTATTTGTATTCATTCTAAGACTGATGATTGCTCTTCAAGGTGGTGGAAGAAGGAATTAA
- a CDS encoding PhoH family protein, with product MKEVSNTGHFSIDLPNSDAATALSGPGNSFLKKFESLTGVSLTIRGLQLEMNGVKPKLERASALVELTRPIWEQGLEVPEVDLKAALSSLNMGESSSHAELGKKILARSKEGRYLRPRTIRQKEYVESIENFDLTFAIGPAGTGKTFLATVCAARLLNEKKIEKIVLTRPAVEAGENLGFLPGDLQQKVDPYLRPLFDSLHSIFGFDKTNSLIDKGIIEVAPLAFMRGRTLDNSIIILDEAQNTTTSQMRMFLTRLGDRSKMVVNGDITQIDLKNDQLSGLVEASKIFSNTDGIKFCYLNVEDVVRHPLVQRIIEAYK from the coding sequence ATGAAAGAAGTTTCCAACACTGGTCACTTCTCAATTGATTTGCCAAATTCGGATGCTGCCACTGCATTATCTGGCCCGGGTAATTCTTTTTTAAAAAAATTTGAATCTCTTACAGGTGTCTCCTTAACTATTAGAGGCCTACAGCTTGAAATGAATGGAGTAAAACCAAAACTTGAAAGGGCTTCAGCATTGGTAGAGCTAACAAGACCAATTTGGGAACAAGGATTAGAAGTCCCAGAAGTGGATCTCAAGGCTGCACTAAGTTCTTTGAATATGGGAGAATCTTCTTCTCATGCTGAACTTGGCAAAAAGATTCTCGCTCGTTCAAAAGAGGGGCGATATTTGAGGCCAAGAACTATACGTCAAAAAGAATATGTTGAATCTATAGAGAACTTTGATTTAACTTTTGCTATTGGTCCAGCTGGCACAGGTAAAACATTTTTAGCGACTGTTTGTGCCGCTAGATTATTAAATGAGAAAAAAATTGAAAAAATTGTTTTAACAAGACCAGCTGTTGAAGCTGGTGAAAATTTAGGATTTTTGCCCGGAGATTTACAGCAAAAAGTTGATCCATACTTACGTCCTTTATTTGATTCTCTGCATAGTATCTTTGGATTTGATAAAACAAATTCATTAATTGATAAAGGCATTATTGAGGTTGCACCTTTAGCCTTTATGAGAGGGAGAACTCTTGATAATTCTATAATTATTTTAGATGAAGCTCAAAATACTACTACCTCTCAAATGAGAATGTTTTTGACTAGATTAGGTGATAGATCAAAGATGGTTGTGAATGGGGATATCACACAAATTGATTTAAAAAACGACCAGTTAAGCGGTCTAGTCGAAGCATCAAAAATCTTCTCTAACACTGATGGGATAAAGTTTTGTTATTTAAATGTTGAAGATGTGGTTCGCCACCCATTGGTTCAAAGAATAATTGAGGCCTATAAATAA